A genome region from Panicum virgatum strain AP13 chromosome 4K, P.virgatum_v5, whole genome shotgun sequence includes the following:
- the LOC120703086 gene encoding sphinganine C4-monooxygenase 1-like: protein MAFAVTDELLGTFVPIAVYWLYSGLYIVLDGLGMDDYRLHPKGEEVKNIVSKWTVVRGVLVQQAFQIAVSLLLFTVLGDESGTVRKQPSTLVIALQFIIAMFVMDTWQYFMHRYMHINKFLYKHVHSKHHTLVVPYAFGALYNHPLEGLILDTIGGALSFLISGMSPRTGIFFFSFATIKTVDDHCGLWLPGNILHVFFSNNSAYHDIHHQLYGNKYNFSQPFFVMWDKILGTYMPYTLETRKGGGYEARPVKLSQAQQTKAD, encoded by the exons ATGGCATTCGCGGTCACCGACGAGCTGCTGGGCACGTTCGTGCCGATTGCGGTGTACTGGCTCTACTCGGGGCTGTACATCGTGCTTGACGGGCTGGGCATGGACGACTACCGGCTCCACCCCAAGGGGGAGGAGGTCAAGAACATTGTTTCCAAGTGGACAGTCGTCAGGGGCGTCCTCGTCCAGCAGGCGTTCCAAATTGCCGTCTCGCTACTCCTCTTCACG GTTCTTGGTGATGAGAGTGGAACTGTGAGGAAGCAACCTTCCACGCTGGTAATAGCTTTGCAATTCATCATTGCTATGTTCGTTATGGACACATGGCAATACTTCATGCACAGATACATGCACATTAACAAATTTCTGTACAAGCACGTCCACTCGAAGCATCATACTCTTGTTGTCCCATATGCCTTTGGAGCTCTCTACAACCACCCCCTGGAGGGACTTATCCTGGACACCATTGGGGGTGCGCTCTCATTCCTCATCTCTGGCATGTCCCCAAGGACGGGCATATTCTTCTTCTCTTTTGCGACCATCAAGACCGTCGATGACCACTGCGGCCTGTGGCTCCCCGGGAACATCCTCCATGTCTTCTTCAGCAACAACAGCGCTTACCATGACATCCACCACCAGCTCTATGGCAACAAGTACAACTTCTCGCAGCCCTTCTTCGTCATGTGGGATAAGATCCTCGGAACATACATGCCTTACACCCTCGAGACCCGCAAGGGAGGCGGGTACGAGGCGCGCCCGGTCAAGCTCAGCCAAGCACAGCAGACCAAGGCTGATTAA